A genomic stretch from Lathyrus oleraceus cultivar Zhongwan6 chromosome 2, CAAS_Psat_ZW6_1.0, whole genome shotgun sequence includes:
- the LOC127121381 gene encoding cytochrome P450 89A2-like: METWLVITISCLILSLILKFIRNFISPKSPLPPGPPRAPFIGTFTLLQQYFKDPKTLLQNLHAKYGPIFTLQMGSHTDIFIANRFLAHQALIQNSTIFADRPKAEPTKKIISSNQHDILFSFYGPIWRLLRRNLTSRILHPLQIKSYAQARKWVLDILLQRLEYNSHETNSKSVSVVDHFRYGMFSLLALMCFGDKLDENQIREIEESQRVMLLNFSRYNALNFWPTITKILFRNRWKEFLKLRTDQEAVLIPYINARRKVKEDRLSKNIDNNVNESCDEVVLSYVDTLLDLELLEEDNKNTKLDDGKICTLCSEFLNAGTDTTSTALEWIMANLVKYQDIQEKLVEEIKSVIGDEEGKEIKEEDLRKMPYLKAVILEGLRLHPPLHYVAPHRVTKEVVIDGYLVPTFASVNFLVAEIGRDPSAWDDPMSFKPERFMNNDSFDIMGSKEIKMMPFGAGRRMCPGYGLSLLHLEYFVANFVWNFEWKNVDGVEVDLSEKLQFTIVMKNPLKVHLIPRV; this comes from the coding sequence ATGGAAACTTGGTTAGTAATAACAATTTCGTGTCTTATTCTTTCATTAATTCTCAAATTCATAAGAAATTTTATCTCCCCTAAATCTCCCCTACCTCCAGGACCTCCAAGAGCACCTTTCATAGGAACCTTCACATTGCTACAACAATATTTTAAAGATCCAAAAACCCTTCTTCAAAATCTTCATGCCAAATATGGTCCAATTTTCACTCTTCAAATGGGTTCTCACACAGACATTTTCATTGCAAATAGGTTTCTTGCACATCAAGCTTTAATCCAAAATAGCACCATCTTCGCGGATCGCCCTAAGGCCGAACCAACAAAGAAGATCATTAGCAGCAATCAACATGACATCCTTTTCAGCTTCTACGGTCCCATTTGGCGCCTTTTAAGACGCAACCTCACTTCAAGAATACTTCACCCTTTGCAAATCAAATCGTATGCTCAAGCGCGCAAATGGGTGTTAGACATTCTTCTACAACGTCTCGAATATAATTCGCACGAAACAAACTCCAAATCTGTTTCCGTTGTTGATCATTTTCGATATGGCATGTTCTCGTTATTGGCTCTCATGTGCTTCGGTGACAAACTAGACGAGAATCAAATAAGAGAAATCGAGGAAAGCCAACGTGTCATGCTTCTTAATTTTTCTAGATACAATGCTTTAAATTTTTGGCCCACAATTACAAAAATATTGTTTAGGAACAGATGGAAGGAATTTTTGAAGCTGAGGACTGATCAGGAAGCTGTGCTGATTCCTTATATAAACGCTAGAAGGAAAGTCAAAGAAGATAGATTAAGTAAAAACATAGACAACAATGTCAATGAGTCATGTGATGAAGTTGTTTTGTCATATGTTGATACATTGTTGGATTTGGAGTTGTTGGAGGAAGATAATAAAAATACCAAACTTGATGATGGTAAAATCTGCACATTATGTTCGGAGTTTCTAAACGCCGGAACAGATACAACTTCAACTGCACTAGAATGGATCATGGCGAATTTGGTGAAGTACCAAGATATACAAGAAAAGCTTGTAGAAGAGATTAAAAGTGTGATTGGTGATGAAGAAGGGAAGGAAATTAAAGAAGAAGATTTGCGAAAAATGCCTTATCTTAAAGCTGTGATTTTAGAAGGGTTAAGGCTTCATCCACCACTACACTATGTTGCTCCTCATAGAGTAACAAAAGAAGTTGTTATAGATGGTTATTTGGTGCCGACTTTTGCGTCTGTTAATTTTCTGGTGGCTGAGATCGGGAGAGATCCTTCGGCTTGGGATGATCCGATGAGTTTTAAGCCAGAGAGGTTTATGAATAACGATAGTTTTGATATAATGGGGAGTAAGGAGATAAAGATGATGCCGTTTGGGGCGGGGAGAAGAATGTGTCCTGGATATGGTTTATCATTGTTGCACTTGGAGTATTTTGTTGCGAATTTTGTTTGGAATTTTGAGTGGAAAAATGTGGATGGAGTTGAGGTTGATTTGTCGGAGAAGCTGCAATTTACAATAGTCATGAAGAACCCTTTGAAGGTTCATCTAATACCTAGGGTTTAG